A single window of Vibrio sp. HB236076 DNA harbors:
- the hemA gene encoding glutamyl-tRNA reductase: protein MSLLAIGINHNTATVELREKVAFGPEKLPLALNQLSQHDSVHGSVIVSTCNRTELYCDVNSGDRNKLIDWLIDFHQVPPEELKPSLYIHEEQAAIKHLMRVSCGLDSLVLGEPQILGQVKQAYSDAKSLQAVDMATDKLFQKAFSVAKRVRTETDIGGNAVSVAYAACTLAKHIFESLQKTTVLLVGAGETIELVAKHLDSNGCGQMIVANRTRERAMGLANEFGAEVISLSDIPDHLHRADIVISSTASPLPIIGKGMMESALKRRKHQPVLVVDIAVPRDVEAQVGDLSDVYLYSVDDLQSIIDQNIEQRKMAAIQAEAIVSEESAAFMTWMRSLQAVDSIREFRQSANLIREELLAKSLQSLAAGMDAEKVLNELSNKLTNKLIHAPTRALQDAAEQGDPNKLSIIRQSIGLDDLKS from the coding sequence ATGTCCTTGCTTGCTATCGGAATTAATCACAATACTGCGACGGTTGAGCTGCGTGAAAAAGTGGCGTTTGGTCCAGAAAAATTACCTCTCGCACTCAATCAACTCAGTCAACACGACTCGGTGCACGGCAGTGTGATTGTTTCGACTTGTAACCGCACGGAGCTTTACTGTGATGTGAACAGTGGGGACAGAAATAAGTTGATTGATTGGTTGATTGACTTTCACCAAGTGCCCCCAGAAGAACTTAAACCCAGTTTGTATATTCACGAAGAGCAGGCGGCCATTAAGCACTTGATGCGTGTGTCGTGTGGTCTCGATTCTCTTGTACTGGGTGAGCCGCAAATACTCGGTCAGGTTAAACAAGCTTATTCCGATGCCAAATCGCTACAAGCTGTTGATATGGCGACCGATAAGTTGTTTCAAAAAGCTTTTTCCGTTGCCAAGCGAGTGCGGACCGAAACCGATATTGGTGGTAATGCGGTGTCGGTGGCTTATGCGGCATGCACACTGGCAAAGCACATTTTTGAGTCATTACAAAAAACCACCGTCTTGCTCGTTGGGGCAGGTGAAACCATAGAACTGGTTGCCAAACACTTAGACAGTAATGGCTGCGGTCAAATGATCGTCGCTAACCGAACCCGTGAACGCGCAATGGGACTGGCGAATGAGTTTGGCGCTGAAGTCATTAGCTTGAGCGATATTCCCGACCACCTGCACCGAGCCGATATTGTGATCAGCTCAACGGCCAGTCCTTTGCCGATCATTGGTAAAGGCATGATGGAAAGTGCGCTAAAACGGCGTAAACATCAGCCTGTCCTCGTGGTCGATATTGCGGTGCCCCGTGATGTTGAAGCACAAGTCGGTGATCTGTCGGACGTGTATTTGTATTCAGTCGATGATTTACAAAGTATTATCGATCAGAACATTGAGCAGCGAAAAATGGCCGCCATCCAAGCAGAAGCCATTGTCAGTGAAGAGAGTGCTGCTTTTATGACTTGGATGCGCTCTTTACAAGCAGTGGACAGTATTCGCGAGTTCCGCCAATCTGCCAATCTGATCAGAGAAGAATTATTGGCCAAGAGTTTGCAGTCATTGGCGGCTGGTATGGATGCGGAAAAAGTACTTAATGAGCTGAGCAACAAGCTGACCAATAAATTGATCCACGCGCCGACTCGCGCTTTGCAAGACGCAGCAGAGCAAGGGGATCCTAATAAGTTATCGATCATTCGCCAAAGTATTGGCTTGGATGATCTTAAATCATAA
- the prmC gene encoding peptide chain release factor N(5)-glutamine methyltransferase → MTDEITVESWLAKAREQLHCHGIASASLDAAVLLCHALQKPRSYLFTWPDKALTEPEYIQAQALLTRRLAGEPIAYIVGLREFWSLPLKVSPTTLIPRPDTEKLVEVALSVIKNGALSGPVLDLGTGTGAIALAIASECPSLSVTGVDVRPEAVELAQQNGLALSIHNAQFCTSHWFSELTGKKFALIVSNPPYIDENDPHLSQGDVRFEPLSALVAKDQGMADIKHIISAAKPFLLPGGGVVFEHGFEQGKLVRDFFLNQGYTDVETIQDDAGLDRVTIGFLAP, encoded by the coding sequence ATGACTGATGAGATCACGGTTGAGTCCTGGTTGGCTAAGGCACGCGAGCAGTTGCATTGCCATGGCATTGCTTCTGCATCGCTCGATGCGGCGGTATTGCTGTGCCATGCATTGCAAAAACCGCGCAGTTATTTGTTTACTTGGCCAGATAAAGCCTTAACCGAGCCAGAATATATTCAAGCACAAGCCTTGCTTACCCGGCGACTGGCTGGGGAGCCCATCGCTTATATTGTCGGGCTTCGAGAGTTTTGGTCTTTGCCGTTAAAAGTATCGCCGACCACCTTAATCCCGAGGCCAGATACGGAAAAGCTAGTCGAAGTGGCTTTAAGTGTGATCAAAAATGGTGCGCTATCAGGGCCCGTTTTGGATTTGGGTACCGGTACTGGCGCCATTGCCTTAGCCATTGCCAGTGAATGCCCATCACTTAGTGTCACTGGGGTGGATGTTCGCCCTGAGGCAGTGGAACTCGCCCAGCAAAATGGTTTGGCACTGTCGATCCATAATGCTCAGTTTTGCACGAGCCATTGGTTTTCTGAGCTTACTGGAAAAAAGTTTGCTCTGATTGTGTCTAACCCGCCTTATATCGACGAAAATGACCCGCATTTATCTCAGGGAGACGTTCGCTTTGAACCCCTGAGTGCTTTAGTTGCCAAAGATCAGGGCATGGCGGACATTAAACACATTATTTCGGCGGCGAAGCCATTTTTATTGCCTGGTGGTGGGGTGGTGTTTGAACACGGGTTCGAACAAGGGAAATTGGTGCGCGATTTCTTTTTGAATCAAGGCTATACTGATGTCGAAACGATTCAAGATGACGCAGGCCTAGATCGGGTCACTATTGGCTTTTTGGCCCCATAA
- a CDS encoding SirB1 family protein yields the protein MQTFVDEDFDNMSLAEGALALNEAIDPTTEVHWAKQELERLAQHAEQFVSVEADEYQRLDALLRLFYRQWQFQEDIENYYSSQNGFVDKVLKRRKGVPVSLGVIFIYLAQRLNLPVSGVVFPTQFILRVDWPDRPVRFINPANGDDVSTHVLHAWLKGKEGQLAELKNEYLQKSDHPTVIGRWLGMCKNMLLQEEKYDLALACTNLALILVPDDPYEIRDRGFIYQQLECPQIAANDFQFFVEQCPNDPVTDLLKTQISDLNHTPVTLH from the coding sequence ATGCAGACTTTTGTAGATGAAGACTTTGATAATATGTCCTTGGCAGAAGGGGCTTTGGCACTCAATGAGGCCATTGACCCGACAACAGAGGTCCACTGGGCAAAACAAGAATTAGAGCGACTCGCTCAACATGCTGAACAATTCGTGTCAGTCGAAGCGGATGAATACCAACGCTTGGATGCGTTGTTGCGTTTGTTTTATCGCCAGTGGCAGTTTCAAGAAGATATCGAAAATTATTACAGTTCGCAAAATGGTTTTGTCGATAAGGTGCTAAAGCGCCGCAAAGGGGTACCAGTGAGCTTAGGGGTCATTTTTATTTACCTTGCTCAGCGCTTAAATTTACCCGTGAGCGGTGTGGTGTTTCCGACTCAGTTCATTTTGCGTGTCGATTGGCCAGATAGGCCGGTTAGGTTTATCAATCCGGCCAACGGTGACGATGTGAGTACCCATGTATTACACGCTTGGTTAAAGGGAAAAGAAGGCCAGTTAGCCGAACTCAAAAATGAGTACTTGCAAAAAAGCGATCATCCTACCGTGATCGGGCGTTGGCTCGGAATGTGTAAAAATATGCTACTGCAAGAAGAAAAATACGATTTGGCGCTTGCGTGTACCAATTTGGCTCTGATTTTAGTGCCCGATGATCCTTATGAAATCAGAGATCGCGGGTTTATTTACCAGCAACTCGAGTGCCCGCAAATCGCGGCGAATGATTTTCAATTTTTTGTTGAGCAATGCCCGAACGATCCTGTTACTGATCTGCTAAAAACACAAATCAGTGATTTAAATCATACTCCTGTCACGTTGCACTAA
- the prfA gene encoding peptide chain release factor 1 — MKPSIITKLETLVERYEEVQHLLGDPDVIGDQDRFRSLSKEYSQLEEVTQCFQKYQQAQDDLAAAQDMANEDDEEMRAMAQDEIQMAKESMESLSDELQILLLPKDPNDDRNCFLEIRAGAGGDEAGIFAGDLFRMYSKYAEKKGWRIEIMSANEAEHGGYKEMIAKIAGEGVYGELKFESGGHRVQRVPATESQGRVHTSACTVAILPEIPEAEVPELKAGDLKIDTFRASGAGGQHVNTTDSAIRITHLPTGTVVECQDERSQHKNKAKAMAVLAARIAQAEEAKRAAEESDTRRNLLGSGDRSDRIRTYNYPQGRVSDHRINLTLYRLSEVMEGDVYSLIGPVIQEHQADQLAALAGDN; from the coding sequence ATGAAACCCTCGATTATCACCAAATTAGAAACTTTGGTTGAACGTTACGAAGAAGTGCAGCACTTACTGGGCGACCCAGATGTGATTGGCGATCAAGATCGCTTTAGATCATTGTCAAAAGAGTACTCTCAGCTCGAAGAAGTCACTCAGTGCTTTCAAAAATATCAGCAGGCACAAGACGATTTGGCGGCGGCACAAGACATGGCCAATGAAGATGATGAAGAGATGCGCGCTATGGCCCAAGATGAAATTCAAATGGCCAAAGAAAGCATGGAATCGTTAAGCGACGAATTGCAGATTCTGTTACTGCCAAAAGATCCCAACGATGACCGTAACTGCTTTTTGGAAATTCGCGCCGGTGCTGGCGGCGATGAAGCGGGTATTTTTGCTGGTGACTTGTTCCGTATGTACAGTAAATATGCCGAGAAAAAAGGCTGGAGAATCGAAATTATGTCGGCGAATGAGGCCGAACATGGTGGTTATAAAGAGATGATCGCCAAAATCGCTGGTGAAGGCGTTTATGGCGAACTTAAATTTGAGTCCGGTGGGCATCGAGTGCAACGAGTTCCAGCAACGGAATCCCAAGGTCGTGTGCATACATCGGCTTGTACTGTGGCTATTTTACCTGAAATTCCTGAAGCGGAAGTGCCGGAATTAAAAGCTGGCGATTTGAAAATTGATACTTTCCGCGCATCGGGCGCAGGCGGTCAGCACGTCAACACCACAGATTCTGCAATTCGTATTACTCACTTGCCAACCGGTACGGTTGTTGAGTGTCAGGATGAACGCTCTCAGCATAAAAACAAAGCAAAAGCGATGGCGGTATTGGCAGCGAGAATTGCACAAGCTGAAGAAGCCAAACGCGCTGCCGAAGAGTCTGATACTCGTCGTAATCTGCTGGGTTCTGGGGATCGCAGCGATCGTATCCGTACCTATAATTATCCCCAAGGTCGTGTTTCCGATCACCGTATTAACCTGACGCTTTACCGTTTGTCAGAGGTCATGGAAGGGGATGTGTATTCGTTGATCGGCCCAGTAATACAAGAGCATCAAGCGGATCAGTTAGCCGCTTTAGCGGGCGATAATTAA
- the ybaK gene encoding Cys-tRNA(Pro) deacylase, which produces MTPAIELAEKRKISYTLHQYQHDPRATSFGLEAAEALGQDANKVFKTLLVSLNGNAKELAVTIIPVAHHLNLKQAAKALGVKKVAMADPKIAETTTGYILGGISPLGQKKALPTVLDVSAQAWQTICVSAGRRGLEIELSASDLLALTRGKVAKLID; this is translated from the coding sequence GTGACCCCCGCAATTGAATTGGCTGAAAAGCGCAAGATTTCTTATACCCTCCATCAGTATCAGCACGACCCCAGAGCGACCAGTTTTGGCCTTGAAGCCGCTGAAGCTTTAGGACAAGACGCCAATAAAGTGTTTAAGACCCTACTTGTCAGTTTAAATGGCAACGCAAAAGAATTAGCCGTTACGATTATTCCCGTTGCTCACCATCTCAATTTAAAGCAAGCCGCTAAAGCATTGGGCGTGAAAAAAGTGGCGATGGCTGACCCGAAGATAGCTGAGACAACAACCGGTTATATCCTCGGTGGTATCAGTCCACTCGGTCAGAAAAAAGCCTTACCAACAGTGCTGGATGTCAGTGCTCAAGCCTGGCAAACCATTTGTGTCAGTGCAGGGAGAAGGGGGCTGGAAATTGAGTTGTCCGCCAGTGACTTGTTAGCCCTAACCCGGGGAAAAGTCGCAAAGCTGATCGATTGA
- the kdsA gene encoding 3-deoxy-8-phosphooctulonate synthase: MEQKTVKIGHIDVANDKPFTLFAGMNVLESRDMAMQICEHYVKVTEKLGIPYVFKASFDKANRSSVHSYRGPGLEEGMKIFQELKETFGVKIITDVHTEAQCQPVADVVDVIQLPAFLARQTDLVEAMAKTGAVINVKKPQFMSPGQVGNIVEKFAECGNDNIILCERGACHGYDNLVVDMLGFGVMKKASQGSPIIFDVTHSLQMRDPSGAASGGRREQTVELAKAGLATGIAGLFIEAHPTPDQAKCDGPSALPLDKLEPFLVQMKALDDLIKGFEHIDIK; the protein is encoded by the coding sequence ATGGAACAGAAAACTGTAAAAATTGGCCATATTGACGTGGCAAACGATAAGCCATTCACCTTGTTTGCTGGAATGAATGTACTGGAATCACGCGATATGGCGATGCAAATCTGTGAGCACTATGTAAAAGTGACAGAGAAACTCGGCATTCCTTATGTGTTTAAAGCGTCTTTTGATAAGGCAAACCGCAGTTCAGTTCACTCCTATCGCGGCCCTGGTTTGGAAGAAGGCATGAAAATATTCCAAGAGTTGAAAGAGACTTTTGGGGTTAAAATCATCACCGATGTCCACACAGAAGCGCAATGTCAACCTGTCGCCGATGTGGTAGATGTTATTCAGTTGCCGGCGTTTCTCGCTCGTCAAACCGACCTGGTTGAAGCGATGGCGAAAACTGGCGCCGTTATCAATGTCAAAAAACCTCAATTTATGAGCCCAGGTCAAGTGGGCAATATTGTTGAGAAATTCGCTGAATGTGGCAACGATAACATCATCTTATGCGAACGCGGTGCATGCCATGGTTACGATAACCTTGTGGTTGATATGCTTGGTTTTGGTGTAATGAAAAAAGCGTCACAGGGCAGCCCAATCATCTTTGATGTCACGCATTCTTTGCAAATGCGCGATCCGTCTGGTGCTGCTTCAGGAGGCCGCCGTGAGCAAACCGTTGAGCTTGCTAAAGCTGGCTTGGCAACGGGTATTGCCGGTTTGTTTATTGAAGCGCACCCAACGCCAGATCAAGCCAAGTGTGATGGTCCATCGGCGTTGCCTTTAGATAAGTTAGAGCCATTTTTGGTGCAAATGAAAGCCTTAGATGATTTGATTAAAGGTTTTGAGCACATTGACATCAAGTAA
- a CDS encoding SirB2 family protein, with translation MYEALKHFHFLTIGVSVVMLSLRYVLVMMNSPKVNHKFLKVFPHVNDTFLLLSGIALISMTGFIPFTDAAPWLTEKLTCVLAYIALGFFALKLANNKLLRTFAFLGAIGWLAMAGKIAVTKMPVLFG, from the coding sequence ATGTATGAAGCCTTAAAACACTTTCACTTTCTGACCATTGGGGTCAGTGTCGTGATGTTATCTCTGAGATACGTACTTGTTATGATGAACTCACCAAAAGTAAATCATAAATTTTTGAAAGTATTTCCACATGTCAATGATACTTTTTTGTTGTTATCCGGCATTGCCTTGATTTCGATGACCGGTTTTATCCCATTTACTGATGCAGCCCCCTGGTTAACAGAAAAGTTAACCTGTGTACTGGCTTATATCGCGTTGGGATTTTTTGCCCTTAAATTGGCCAATAATAAACTGCTGAGAACCTTTGCTTTTTTAGGCGCAATTGGCTGGTTGGCAATGGCGGGTAAAATTGCGGTGACGAAAATGCCGGTTTTATTTGGTTGA
- the rluF gene encoding 23S rRNA pseudouridine(2604) synthase RluF, translating to MTTSAQSKRLNKFISETGFCSRREADRLIEQGRVTINGQAPEMGMQVHSGDQVAIDGKPLKAKPKTIYIALNKPTGITCTTERDIPGNIVDFIGHKERIFPIGRLDKPSDGLIFLTNDGDIVNKILRAGNQHEKEYVVRVDKPITAAFIKKMASGVEILDTVTLPCQIQQETKFSFRIVLTQGLNRQIRRMCEALGYQVLKLRRVRIMNITIDGLPNGHWRYLDDSEVATLLQLCDNSTGTEEASKYNAKGQRIHKATDAKLFDSRAENQDSKARRNPKARSYQGRDADRFRHSPNKGNKNKPSTVNPQRRKSSHSSNNSETRARTSGGTLSLKK from the coding sequence ATGACCACATCAGCACAAAGTAAACGCCTTAATAAATTCATCAGTGAAACGGGGTTTTGCTCACGCAGAGAAGCTGACCGCCTTATCGAGCAAGGCCGAGTAACCATTAATGGTCAGGCCCCGGAAATGGGCATGCAAGTTCATTCTGGCGATCAAGTAGCTATCGATGGCAAGCCTCTAAAAGCCAAGCCGAAAACCATCTACATCGCCTTAAATAAACCAACGGGCATCACCTGCACTACCGAACGAGACATCCCCGGTAACATCGTCGACTTTATTGGTCATAAGGAACGTATTTTCCCGATTGGTCGTCTCGACAAACCGTCAGACGGTTTGATTTTTTTGACCAATGATGGCGACATTGTCAACAAAATCCTGCGTGCGGGTAACCAACACGAAAAAGAATACGTGGTACGGGTCGATAAACCTATCACGGCTGCCTTCATCAAAAAAATGGCGTCTGGCGTCGAGATCTTAGACACGGTCACCTTGCCTTGTCAGATCCAACAAGAAACCAAATTCTCTTTTCGCATTGTGTTAACTCAAGGGTTGAATCGTCAAATCCGCAGAATGTGCGAAGCGCTCGGCTATCAAGTTCTCAAACTGCGCCGAGTAAGAATTATGAACATCACCATTGATGGTCTACCTAACGGGCATTGGCGTTATTTAGACGACAGTGAGGTCGCCACTTTATTGCAATTATGTGATAACTCCACCGGTACCGAAGAAGCCTCAAAGTACAATGCTAAAGGGCAACGGATTCACAAAGCCACCGATGCCAAGTTGTTTGATAGCCGAGCAGAAAATCAAGACTCCAAAGCGCGTCGCAACCCAAAAGCGCGTTCTTACCAAGGCCGTGATGCCGATCGTTTCCGTCACTCACCAAACAAAGGAAACAAGAACAAGCCAAGCACAGTAAATCCACAACGTCGCAAGTCATCCCATTCATCAAACAATAGCGAGACCAGAGCCCGTACTTCGGGAGGAACCTTGTCATTAAAAAAGTGA
- the pth gene encoding aminoacyl-tRNA hydrolase: MSHSIKLLVGLANPGLEYQRTRHNAGAWVVEELARVHGSPLKEESKFFGLTGRISLNGGDLRLLIPTTYMNLSGKSIAALANFYQIKPEEIMIAHDELDLPPGVAKFKKGGGHGGHNGLRDTISKLANNKEFYRLRLGIGHPGHKDKVAGYVLGKAPTKEQECIDAAVDEAVRCLDILIKDGLEKAQNRLHTFKAE, translated from the coding sequence TTGAGTCATTCAATAAAACTATTGGTCGGGCTGGCAAACCCGGGTCTCGAATACCAAAGAACCCGTCACAACGCGGGAGCTTGGGTAGTGGAAGAGCTCGCTCGTGTTCATGGCAGCCCATTAAAAGAAGAAAGTAAATTTTTTGGTTTGACAGGGCGAATTTCTCTTAACGGGGGCGATCTGAGACTGTTAATCCCAACGACATACATGAACTTGTCTGGGAAATCGATTGCCGCTTTAGCGAATTTTTATCAAATCAAGCCAGAGGAAATCATGATTGCTCACGATGAGCTCGACCTTCCTCCAGGCGTTGCTAAGTTTAAGAAAGGCGGTGGACACGGCGGTCACAATGGATTGCGTGATACAATTAGTAAACTGGCAAATAACAAAGAATTTTACCGATTGCGCCTTGGCATTGGTCATCCTGGCCACAAAGATAAAGTCGCGGGGTATGTTCTTGGCAAAGCACCGACTAAAGAACAAGAATGTATTGACGCAGCCGTTGATGAAGCGGTTCGCTGTCTTGATATTTTAATAAAAGATGGACTAGAAAAAGCGCAAAATCGCTTGCATACGTTCAAAGCTGAATAA
- the lolB gene encoding lipoprotein insertase outer membrane protein LolB, producing MTKPISLWLCTALIVLIAGCSTLPSTHTSVEWQQHQQRLNTIKHFKVAGKLGYISPEERQNLNFFWQHQPQQSQLRLTTFLGQTVMKLTITPEQATLIDYDGNQHRAKDVDQLMWQMTGLNIPVSSLPHWLLGLPQGDESFTLNSQNTLATLATQSTSQPWQAKYQLYTDVNGPEFTLPLPSRLTILQGEIKINLQVNQWTLLP from the coding sequence GTGACTAAACCAATTTCGCTTTGGCTTTGCACCGCACTCATCGTCTTGATCGCCGGTTGTAGCACGCTTCCCAGTACTCACACCAGTGTTGAATGGCAACAACATCAACAACGCCTCAACACCATTAAACACTTTAAAGTCGCCGGTAAACTAGGCTATATCTCACCCGAAGAGCGACAAAATTTGAATTTTTTCTGGCAGCATCAGCCACAACAAAGTCAGCTGAGGCTAACGACGTTTTTAGGGCAAACGGTGATGAAACTGACCATCACGCCTGAGCAAGCCACCTTAATTGATTACGATGGAAACCAGCATCGCGCCAAAGACGTCGATCAGTTGATGTGGCAAATGACCGGTTTAAACATTCCCGTGTCTTCCTTACCACATTGGCTGCTCGGCTTACCTCAAGGCGATGAGTCGTTCACTCTTAACTCACAAAATACTCTGGCCACCTTAGCCACTCAATCGACATCGCAGCCATGGCAGGCAAAATATCAGCTATACACCGACGTGAATGGCCCTGAGTTTACCTTGCCTTTACCCAGTCGCTTGACGATCTTACAAGGTGAGATCAAAATCAACCTACAGGTCAATCAGTGGACCCTACTGCCATGA
- a CDS encoding ribose-phosphate pyrophosphokinase produces the protein MPDMKLFAGNATPELAQRIADRLYISLGDATVSRFSDGEVAVQINENVRGSDVFIIQSTCAPTNDNLMELVVMIDAMRRASAGRITAVIPYFGYARQDRRVRSARVPITAKVVADFLSNVGVDRVLTIDLHAEQIQGFFDVPVDNIFGTPVLLEDMKARDLEDPVVVSPDLGGVVRARATAKALGDVDIAIVDKRRPRANVSEVMHLIGDVKDRDCVIVDDMIDTGGTLCKAAEALKNRGAKRVFAYATHAVFSGNAAEILGGSVLDQVIITDSITLSPKMAATGKVTQLTLSTMLAEAIRRISNEESISAMFNQ, from the coding sequence GTGCCTGATATGAAGCTATTTGCTGGTAATGCCACACCCGAACTAGCCCAACGTATTGCAGATCGTCTTTACATTTCCCTTGGTGATGCAACGGTTTCGCGCTTTTCTGATGGCGAAGTCGCTGTACAAATCAACGAAAATGTCCGTGGTAGTGATGTCTTTATCATTCAATCTACCTGTGCACCCACTAACGACAACCTCATGGAATTGGTTGTTATGATTGACGCGATGCGCCGTGCTTCTGCAGGCCGTATCACTGCGGTAATCCCTTACTTTGGCTACGCTCGTCAAGACCGCCGTGTGCGCTCTGCCCGTGTGCCAATCACAGCAAAAGTTGTTGCCGATTTCCTTTCCAACGTCGGAGTTGACCGCGTTTTAACCATCGACCTTCACGCAGAGCAAATTCAAGGGTTCTTTGATGTACCAGTAGACAACATCTTCGGTACGCCCGTGCTACTTGAAGACATGAAAGCACGTGATCTAGAAGATCCTGTGGTTGTATCCCCCGATCTCGGTGGCGTGGTACGTGCTCGTGCAACGGCAAAAGCCTTGGGGGACGTCGACATTGCGATTGTCGACAAACGCCGCCCACGCGCAAATGTCTCTGAAGTCATGCATCTTATCGGTGACGTTAAAGACCGCGATTGTGTCATTGTTGATGATATGATCGACACAGGTGGTACTTTATGTAAAGCCGCTGAAGCATTAAAAAACCGCGGAGCAAAACGCGTGTTTGCTTATGCAACCCACGCGGTTTTCTCTGGCAACGCCGCAGAAATTCTCGGTGGCTCTGTGCTTGACCAAGTGATTATTACTGACTCGATCACCCTGTCGCCCAAAATGGCAGCAACGGGGAAAGTCACTCAATTAACACTTTCAACTATGTTGGCTGAAGCGATTCGCCGCATTAGTAATGAAGAGTCAATCTCAGCCATGTTCAACCAATAA
- the smrA gene encoding DNA endonuclease SmrA, producing MKDDDLDLFQQMMGDVKPLVQDTTLHKKRHQVTDAHLAKRQAAMWLGEESEDYLTLDNAPMIKPEDIVEYKRDGVQDGVYRKLRLGKYPIQAKLDLHKKSLEQARNEVVSFLKQCLRMDIRTALIVHGKGAGANPPALMKSYVAHWLTQIRDVQCVHSAQRFHGGSGAVYVLLRKSAEKKLETRERHQKRLG from the coding sequence ATGAAAGATGATGATTTGGATCTTTTTCAACAAATGATGGGCGATGTAAAACCCTTAGTCCAAGACACAACCCTTCACAAAAAACGTCACCAAGTCACCGATGCACACCTCGCCAAGCGCCAAGCGGCGATGTGGCTTGGCGAAGAGTCCGAAGACTACCTCACCCTTGATAACGCACCAATGATCAAACCCGAAGATATCGTGGAATACAAAAGGGATGGAGTACAAGACGGTGTCTATCGCAAATTGCGTTTGGGTAAATACCCCATTCAAGCCAAACTGGATCTACACAAAAAAAGCCTTGAGCAAGCAAGAAACGAAGTGGTTTCCTTTTTAAAACAATGCTTGAGAATGGACATACGTACCGCGTTAATTGTTCATGGCAAAGGCGCAGGCGCGAATCCACCCGCGTTAATGAAAAGCTACGTCGCCCACTGGTTAACACAAATCAGAGATGTACAATGCGTGCACAGCGCACAGCGATTTCATGGTGGCAGCGGTGCGGTGTATGTCTTACTGAGAAAGAGCGCGGAAAAAAAACTAGAAACACGAGAAAGGCACCAAAAACGCCTTGGATAA